The Humulus lupulus chromosome 4, drHumLupu1.1, whole genome shotgun sequence genome has a window encoding:
- the LOC133829224 gene encoding ribosome biogenesis protein BOP1 homolog, with amino-acid sequence MQRGDPTWVGYIYAFLIFSGVPYVDWFKWDGAKHPLSNAPEPKRCFTRSKSEDKMVVRYCRAICKGLIKFDEPKEEPSVYLLWGDESNSNEKSGHLAYIPAPKPKLTGDAQPVKWAMRLRVALHLTQALEYCSSKGRALYHDLNAYRVLFDQETNYVPITRGNRVVLMING; translated from the exons ATGCAACGAGGCGATCCAACTTGGGTTGGTTATATATATGCCTTCTTAATCTTTTCTGGAGTG CCTTATGTTGACTGGTTCAAATGGGATGGTGCTAAACATCCCCTTTCAAATGCACCTGAACCCAAGAGATGCTTCACTCGTTCAAAGAGCGAAGATAAAATG GTTGTTCGCTATTGTCGGGCTATTTGTAAGGGGTTGATTAAATTTGATGAGCCTAAAGAAGAACCATCTGTCTACCTCTTGTGGGGAGATGAATCCAACTCTAACGAAAAGTCTGGGCATTTAGCTTATATTCCTGCGCCGAAGCCGAAATTGACAG GGGATGCTCAACCAGTGAAATGGGCCATGAGATTGAGGGTGGCTTTGCATCTGACACAAGCTCTGGAGTACTGTAGCAGCAAAGGGCGTGCATTGTATCACGATCTCAATGCCTACAGGGTTTTATTTGATCAG GAGACCAACTATGTTCCGATTACGAGAGGAAACAGAGTTGTCCTAATGATTAACGGGTAG